In Microbacterium pumilum, the following proteins share a genomic window:
- a CDS encoding OmpL47-type beta-barrel domain-containing protein has protein sequence MPLASPVAATNLSFEQGLTGWTPKGTVSALSDGHAQDGSGYVRLAAGASITQTVTGIPQGSYTLAAWVDGSKSNNAAALTASATGAPDAIALLDVYLPGNATWAQAAHRNVLVYNGQVTVTITAGTAALNVDALTLTLDSQDENPLQNWGFDTGLTGWTANDGAKVTPITEGADSGAGAVQLAAGGEVGQTVPVEPNTRYIVSARTKVQRADTYTSTAQTDQFGSIGTLVTRMSTGNRVNIGIRGAGGAVLRQAPAGSDGWSLVTASFTTGSNDHQVTIYANTIADQAYRDSVGVFTDSSVAPADDWSGNGSDNAWVDNFDIFSLDDSYLRGADVSNLQVLEDNEGKFFVNGVQQDALRILSNRGVNSITSMIFVHAGQVLYDASLNRVKVTDGIPGGGAYPDTDKRSWDGYFDKLHSAALAERAHELGLSYLPSFHLSDSFISSSKAFTPLEWIKQAYDGKLANSDLAHIRSAVYNYVTDTLTAIRATGVEIVGVKQGNEQNGGLVWPIGQGETSTGHAAIITAINDALRAVTPEVPGYAHTANGYSTTAAQSFFKGLINNGAKIDGASFSLYGGRASANILNMAETINGDPALRYLDYVNVETAVSFTNYKATWASDNVITPEAQYYARSVNGQYNWLLDYMQAPFDVPNPYGQTRGFYYWEIDWIPVSGIGSKQGVPADVSTRTMFNNGNPAVIAAGSAQPGKSGDALDSLNAYLMRGTVKSKPASMQTPLNEPGVHAPYAVAATPPTGITLIDGTIDLTVGDRQRLQPVVSPTDQVLTDSDVTYSSADKSVATVSRYGYVVGIASGTTTVTATDASGNVATASVTVSAPFKAAQGDLTVTSGTTTLTDGQTLTVKALDTLQLTSTLATSASDRMLTFTSSDPSVASFFGETWQTPKGKLRAYSGTGNTVQLNVRDAGSTDLKIATADGGTSITVHVVSTKVAVTGITLDKPNAAVAIGATASLGAHIVPSTATLYRLTWSSANPLVAKVDASGVVTGVADGQTTITAVSQDNPAVSTTATVTVSGVKATSLTFVSSDIRLQTGSTRGLQAVVLPADADGALTWASSTPAVATVDAHGKVTAVAAGTTDITATTTDGSALTATARVTVTDAAQLVTGLVLDATTHVFRSDFFADEPVGSAPTRTFALTVQPAAATNADIVWRSDTPDVATVDATGKVTAVSAGVARITAATRDGGVATHADVYVPTLSETFESRGTTYTWGLTQAASVPVMTARVTTGNGGKALVLTSRSGTGASALQKVLAHPVTSSKIVTDFTYNVGTPGSANGAYLALTDSAGNRYLTLRYVNKAEIAYGTGGQLTAANSTALVGGMANVGTGFATTAAWYRVHAEIDTGMKEVTFTLTARDNASVTATRTVPFDPNTDYAGDLGRFQFWTTGSGSGTWFPALDDVVVYGTAAEAKKVEVDKTTIRLLPVTDTLAVSHRLTASVVPATASQELTWTSSDEDAVKVTDNGLVYAAHTYDSLGDVVPAEADITVASKSNPTVKAVVHVIVTDTPHASEQFAVVDDDGATVFPNDDSISLESSEEKNLIAKPTGGDGLSDIANVEWSSSDPTVATVTASVDSPATAEVHGVKRGSAYITVKLWVYGDPTPISARMRVDVDGGGFPPAAIEVPQVKVTGQDVQVSWTAPDDGDDPITGYEITLTPQSGPPLQKSVDGSITSVIFQDAPGGSWTARVKATNSLGTSESPATAPFLVDTTDPVVVATVSPASPTGLAGWYTGAVSVALAATDDSEIDSIEYRIGAAGAWTVYEGPVAAPQGASLFGYRATDTAGNVSAVQSVSVQRDTVAPAASAVFDDADGTTEGPVAVTLSATDAASGVDTISYSVDGGSWLTYSGPVSVAGAGEHEVSYRAIDIAGNAGQVESASVTIVAADTTAPVVVAKVNPANPTGDAGWYTGTVSLTLSATDDRSGVASVQYRIGSGDWATYTAPIVLDEGSTTVSYRATDGKGNVSDPESVTVKRDGTAPVTAATFDDDSGASTGPVAVTLSATDAGSGVGSIVYSLDGGAWTTYTTPVSVSGAGTHTIAYEAVDVAGNVSAVKSATIQIAVADTEAPVVTAATAPAAPSGQNGWYTGAVSVSLSAVDERSAVASIEYRLSGGAWTTYTTAIVVPEGAVEVEYRATDAKGNVSAPETVTVKRDATAPVSVASFDDQDGQATGPVEVTLSSTDGGSGVQGISYSVNGGANTPYTGAFEVAANATITFAGTDKAGNVEQAKSATVTFAPVDSTPPVVNGTTTPGTPNGANGWFTSPVTLTLTATDTQSGIEAITYRAGSGAFTTYSGPIAVPVGTTVYTFRAADGKGNVSGFKTITVKRDEDAPAATSTAAAVNTTSSKVTLAATDAVSGVASITYRVDSGSWKTYTAPFTITGAGVHTVEYSATDTAGNAGAVKTSQVLVGPDTSAPLLSVATTPVSPNGANGWFTGTVTVAATATDVSGVARTEYRIGTGAWTVYTAPISAPAGTTTYGFRSTDTKGNVSAIKTITVKRDTTAPVTTATFNDLDGASSAPVKVTLTRTDTPSGVGSTWYQVDGGTWTQYSAAFYVDGAGDRVVTFASTDLAGNTEAVKTVTVRIASPDTTAPVLSVTTTPDAPTGLNSWFTGTVSLKATATDPTVPGAATSGLKSVAYKIGTGTWTVYTAPLTAPSGTTTYSFRATDKAGNIAATQTVVIKRDIVVPVATASFTNGGVGTVPVTLTATDATSGVGQIVYSLDQGPWITYTGAIPVTGAGSHSLYYSAIDNAGNTSATKTATITVVAPDTTGPTVSAVISPAAPTGSNGWYKGTAAVTLAITATDPSGVASREYQVNGGAWKPYTVAISVPAGQITWTYRATDIKGNVSQVKTIVTKRDTASPVTAAAFTNSQVGTVPVTLTATDPVSGVGVIKYSLDQGAWTTYAGPVPVTGKGTHTLSYTATDNAGNTSAAKSASITVK, from the coding sequence GTGCCCCTAGCATCGCCGGTCGCCGCGACGAATCTCTCGTTTGAGCAGGGCCTCACTGGCTGGACACCCAAGGGCACGGTCTCGGCCCTCTCCGATGGGCACGCCCAAGACGGGTCCGGTTACGTGCGACTCGCGGCAGGAGCATCCATCACCCAGACCGTCACGGGCATACCGCAGGGCAGCTACACCCTCGCAGCATGGGTGGACGGGTCCAAGAGCAACAACGCCGCCGCGCTCACAGCATCCGCCACCGGCGCGCCGGACGCCATTGCACTTCTCGACGTCTACCTCCCCGGAAACGCAACCTGGGCCCAGGCCGCGCACCGGAATGTGCTCGTCTACAACGGACAGGTGACCGTCACGATCACGGCCGGTACCGCAGCCCTGAACGTCGACGCACTCACGCTGACGCTCGACTCGCAGGATGAGAACCCACTGCAGAACTGGGGTTTCGACACGGGCCTCACCGGCTGGACGGCGAACGACGGCGCGAAAGTCACCCCGATCACAGAAGGCGCGGACAGCGGTGCCGGTGCAGTGCAACTGGCCGCAGGCGGAGAAGTCGGACAGACCGTCCCGGTCGAGCCGAACACTCGCTATATCGTCAGCGCACGCACGAAGGTGCAACGAGCAGATACGTACACCAGTACCGCGCAGACCGACCAATTCGGCTCGATCGGCACGCTCGTCACGCGCATGAGTACCGGCAACAGGGTCAACATCGGTATCCGAGGAGCCGGGGGTGCTGTGCTCCGCCAGGCGCCGGCCGGATCCGACGGTTGGTCTCTGGTGACCGCAAGCTTTACGACCGGCTCAAACGACCATCAGGTCACGATCTACGCCAACACCATCGCAGACCAGGCGTATCGAGACTCTGTCGGAGTGTTCACAGACTCGTCAGTAGCGCCTGCAGACGACTGGTCCGGGAACGGCTCGGACAACGCCTGGGTGGATAACTTCGATATCTTCAGCCTCGACGATTCCTACCTCCGCGGCGCGGACGTTTCCAACCTCCAGGTGCTGGAAGACAACGAAGGCAAGTTCTTCGTCAACGGCGTTCAGCAGGACGCTCTGCGGATCCTCTCCAACCGTGGCGTGAACTCGATCACGAGCATGATCTTCGTACATGCCGGTCAAGTGTTGTACGACGCAAGCCTGAACCGCGTCAAGGTGACCGACGGGATCCCCGGGGGTGGTGCGTACCCTGACACCGATAAACGATCCTGGGACGGCTACTTCGACAAGCTCCACTCCGCCGCGCTGGCAGAGCGGGCACACGAACTGGGTCTCAGCTACCTGCCGAGCTTTCACCTCAGCGACTCGTTCATCAGCAGCAGCAAGGCTTTTACCCCTCTGGAGTGGATCAAACAGGCATACGACGGCAAACTGGCGAACTCTGATCTCGCCCACATCCGATCTGCGGTCTACAACTACGTGACCGACACGCTCACAGCCATCAGGGCTACGGGTGTCGAGATCGTGGGCGTGAAGCAGGGCAACGAACAGAACGGTGGCCTGGTCTGGCCAATTGGGCAGGGGGAAACCTCAACCGGGCACGCGGCGATCATCACCGCCATCAACGACGCACTCAGAGCCGTGACCCCGGAAGTACCCGGATACGCCCATACCGCCAACGGATACTCCACGACCGCGGCACAGAGCTTCTTCAAGGGCCTTATCAACAACGGAGCCAAGATCGACGGCGCCTCTTTCTCGTTGTACGGTGGCCGGGCCAGCGCAAACATCCTCAACATGGCTGAGACGATCAACGGCGATCCAGCGCTCCGCTACCTTGACTACGTGAACGTCGAGACCGCTGTTTCGTTCACGAACTACAAGGCCACTTGGGCTTCTGACAATGTCATCACCCCGGAAGCTCAGTACTACGCGCGGAGCGTCAACGGTCAGTACAACTGGCTCCTCGACTATATGCAGGCTCCGTTCGACGTTCCCAACCCGTACGGCCAAACACGCGGCTTCTATTATTGGGAGATCGACTGGATCCCCGTCAGCGGAATCGGATCGAAGCAAGGCGTCCCCGCGGATGTCAGCACCCGGACGATGTTCAACAACGGCAATCCCGCCGTCATCGCGGCGGGATCTGCTCAGCCAGGCAAGTCAGGCGATGCGCTAGACAGCCTCAATGCCTATCTCATGCGCGGCACGGTCAAGAGCAAGCCTGCGAGTATGCAGACACCTCTGAATGAGCCTGGGGTTCACGCGCCCTACGCTGTCGCAGCAACGCCCCCAACGGGGATCACGCTCATCGACGGGACCATCGACCTCACCGTCGGCGATCGTCAGCGCCTCCAACCGGTGGTCTCTCCGACGGACCAGGTCCTCACGGATTCGGATGTTACCTACTCATCGGCCGACAAGTCCGTCGCGACCGTCAGTCGGTATGGGTACGTCGTGGGTATCGCTTCTGGAACGACGACGGTGACCGCAACCGATGCGAGCGGCAATGTGGCAACCGCGAGCGTAACTGTGTCGGCGCCGTTCAAAGCTGCGCAGGGAGACCTCACTGTGACCAGTGGCACGACCACGCTCACCGACGGTCAGACTCTGACAGTCAAAGCACTCGACACATTGCAGCTGACATCGACCTTGGCGACCTCCGCAAGTGATCGGATGCTGACTTTCACGTCGTCGGATCCCTCGGTCGCATCTTTCTTCGGGGAGACGTGGCAGACCCCGAAGGGCAAGCTGCGCGCCTACTCCGGCACCGGGAACACCGTTCAATTGAACGTACGAGACGCCGGGTCCACCGACCTCAAGATCGCTACGGCAGACGGTGGCACGAGCATCACGGTGCACGTGGTTTCTACCAAAGTGGCGGTCACAGGGATCACCCTTGACAAGCCGAATGCGGCAGTGGCCATCGGTGCAACGGCCTCCCTCGGAGCGCACATCGTGCCCTCGACCGCCACGCTTTACAGGCTCACGTGGTCCTCCGCGAACCCCCTCGTTGCGAAAGTTGATGCGTCCGGCGTCGTGACGGGCGTTGCCGACGGCCAGACGACGATCACCGCGGTCTCGCAGGACAATCCTGCGGTGTCCACGACAGCCACCGTGACGGTCAGCGGCGTCAAGGCGACCAGCCTCACATTCGTCTCTTCCGACATCCGACTGCAGACGGGGTCGACGCGCGGGCTGCAAGCGGTCGTCCTACCCGCCGATGCGGATGGAGCGCTGACCTGGGCGTCGTCAACCCCCGCAGTCGCGACGGTCGACGCACACGGGAAGGTGACCGCTGTCGCGGCCGGAACCACGGACATCACCGCCACGACGACAGACGGCAGCGCGTTGACCGCGACTGCACGAGTGACGGTTACGGATGCCGCGCAACTTGTCACAGGGCTCGTGCTCGATGCGACAACGCACGTATTCCGGTCCGACTTCTTCGCGGACGAACCTGTCGGCTCGGCGCCTACCCGGACGTTTGCCCTCACTGTCCAGCCCGCAGCGGCAACGAACGCCGACATCGTGTGGAGGTCCGACACGCCGGACGTCGCCACGGTGGACGCGACCGGCAAGGTCACTGCCGTGTCGGCCGGCGTCGCGAGGATCACGGCAGCGACTCGCGACGGCGGTGTCGCGACGCACGCGGATGTCTATGTACCGACGCTCAGCGAGACCTTCGAGTCCCGTGGCACGACATATACGTGGGGTTTGACGCAGGCTGCATCCGTTCCGGTCATGACGGCTCGAGTCACAACTGGAAACGGGGGCAAAGCACTGGTCCTCACTTCCCGCAGCGGCACAGGAGCGAGCGCGCTCCAGAAAGTGCTCGCGCATCCTGTGACGAGCTCGAAGATCGTCACGGACTTCACCTACAACGTCGGGACGCCGGGGTCAGCGAATGGAGCGTACCTCGCTCTCACTGACAGCGCAGGAAATCGCTACCTGACCCTCCGATATGTCAACAAGGCCGAGATCGCCTACGGCACTGGCGGGCAGCTCACCGCGGCGAACTCCACGGCTCTTGTCGGCGGCATGGCGAATGTCGGCACCGGATTCGCGACCACAGCCGCGTGGTACCGAGTGCACGCCGAAATCGACACGGGTATGAAGGAAGTCACATTCACATTGACCGCACGTGACAACGCGAGTGTCACAGCGACCCGCACCGTGCCCTTCGATCCCAACACGGACTACGCCGGTGATCTCGGTCGCTTCCAGTTCTGGACGACGGGAAGCGGAAGCGGCACCTGGTTCCCTGCGCTGGACGATGTGGTCGTCTACGGCACAGCAGCTGAGGCCAAGAAGGTCGAGGTAGACAAGACGACGATTCGCCTGCTGCCTGTGACCGACACCCTCGCTGTGAGCCACCGGCTCACCGCGTCAGTGGTGCCCGCGACCGCGTCGCAGGAATTGACCTGGACGTCCTCTGACGAGGATGCCGTGAAAGTTACTGACAATGGTCTCGTCTATGCCGCGCATACATATGACTCATTGGGCGATGTCGTGCCTGCCGAAGCCGACATCACGGTGGCCTCGAAGTCGAACCCGACGGTCAAGGCCGTCGTTCACGTGATCGTCACGGATACGCCTCACGCTTCTGAACAGTTCGCCGTGGTCGATGACGACGGTGCGACGGTATTTCCGAACGACGACTCGATTTCGCTCGAATCGAGCGAGGAGAAGAACCTCATTGCGAAGCCCACGGGCGGTGACGGGCTGTCAGACATCGCCAATGTCGAATGGTCTTCCTCCGACCCAACGGTTGCCACAGTGACTGCGTCGGTGGACTCGCCCGCAACCGCTGAGGTGCATGGTGTGAAGCGCGGCTCGGCCTACATCACGGTGAAGCTCTGGGTCTACGGCGATCCCACGCCCATCAGTGCGCGCATGCGTGTCGACGTCGACGGCGGAGGTTTCCCGCCCGCAGCCATCGAGGTGCCGCAGGTGAAGGTCACGGGTCAGGACGTACAAGTCTCTTGGACTGCCCCCGATGATGGCGATGACCCGATTACCGGTTACGAGATCACGCTCACGCCGCAGTCGGGGCCGCCGCTGCAGAAGTCAGTCGACGGTTCGATTACGTCGGTGATCTTCCAGGACGCCCCGGGCGGAAGCTGGACGGCAAGAGTGAAGGCCACGAACTCGCTCGGCACGTCGGAATCGCCCGCAACGGCGCCGTTCTTGGTCGACACCACCGATCCGGTGGTCGTGGCGACGGTGAGTCCCGCGAGTCCGACCGGTCTGGCGGGCTGGTATACCGGCGCTGTCAGCGTTGCGCTCGCCGCGACGGATGACTCCGAGATCGATTCGATCGAGTACCGGATCGGAGCGGCAGGCGCGTGGACGGTGTACGAGGGTCCCGTCGCTGCGCCGCAGGGTGCATCGTTGTTCGGTTACCGGGCGACGGATACTGCGGGCAACGTGTCGGCGGTGCAGTCGGTGTCGGTGCAGCGCGACACGGTCGCGCCGGCGGCGTCGGCAGTGTTCGATGACGCAGACGGCACGACCGAGGGCCCGGTGGCGGTGACGCTGTCGGCGACGGATGCCGCTTCCGGCGTCGACACGATCTCCTACTCCGTCGACGGCGGCTCCTGGCTCACCTACTCCGGACCCGTGTCGGTTGCCGGTGCGGGCGAGCATGAGGTGTCGTACCGCGCGATCGACATCGCCGGCAACGCGGGTCAGGTGGAGTCCGCGTCGGTCACGATCGTGGCTGCGGACACCACCGCCCCGGTGGTCGTCGCGAAGGTGAACCCCGCGAACCCGACCGGCGATGCCGGTTGGTACACCGGCACGGTCTCGCTCACGCTGTCGGCGACGGACGACCGGTCGGGTGTCGCGTCTGTTCAGTACAGGATCGGTTCCGGCGACTGGGCGACCTATACCGCCCCGATCGTGCTCGACGAGGGCTCGACGACGGTTTCGTACCGGGCGACGGATGGGAAGGGCAATGTGTCCGACCCGGAGTCGGTCACGGTCAAGCGTGACGGCACTGCTCCGGTCACGGCTGCGACGTTCGATGATGATTCGGGTGCGTCGACGGGTCCGGTTGCGGTGACGCTGTCGGCGACGGATGCCGGCTCGGGTGTCGGGTCGATCGTCTACAGCCTGGATGGTGGCGCGTGGACGACCTACACGACCCCGGTGTCGGTGTCTGGTGCGGGAACCCACACGATCGCGTACGAGGCGGTGGATGTGGCGGGGAATGTGTCGGCCGTGAAGTCGGCGACGATCCAGATCGCGGTCGCCGACACGGAGGCGCCGGTCGTCACCGCGGCGACGGCACCGGCCGCACCGTCCGGCCAGAACGGCTGGTACACGGGTGCGGTCTCGGTGAGCCTGTCGGCTGTCGACGAGCGCAGCGCGGTGGCGTCGATCGAATACCGCCTCAGTGGGGGTGCGTGGACGACCTATACGACCGCGATCGTGGTCCCGGAGGGAGCGGTGGAGGTCGAGTACCGTGCCACCGACGCGAAGGGCAACGTCTCCGCTCCGGAGACGGTCACCGTGAAGCGGGATGCCACGGCGCCGGTCTCGGTCGCGTCGTTCGATGACCAGGACGGTCAGGCGACCGGACCGGTGGAGGTCACGCTGAGCTCCACGGACGGTGGCTCGGGAGTGCAGGGCATCTCGTACTCCGTCAACGGTGGAGCGAACACACCGTACACGGGTGCGTTCGAGGTGGCCGCGAACGCGACCATCACTTTCGCCGGCACGGATAAGGCGGGCAACGTGGAGCAGGCGAAGTCGGCCACCGTCACGTTCGCTCCGGTCGATTCCACACCTCCGGTGGTGAACGGCACCACTACGCCGGGGACCCCGAATGGTGCGAACGGCTGGTTCACCTCCCCGGTGACGCTGACGCTCACGGCGACGGACACCCAGTCCGGGATCGAGGCCATCACGTACCGTGCCGGGTCGGGTGCGTTCACGACGTACTCGGGTCCGATCGCGGTGCCGGTCGGCACCACGGTCTACACGTTCCGGGCAGCGGACGGGAAGGGCAACGTGTCGGGCTTCAAGACCATCACGGTCAAGCGCGATGAGGACGCCCCGGCGGCGACATCCACCGCCGCCGCAGTCAACACCACCTCGTCGAAGGTCACCCTGGCCGCGACGGACGCGGTGTCGGGTGTCGCATCGATCACCTACCGGGTCGATTCGGGCAGCTGGAAGACCTACACGGCACCGTTCACGATCACCGGCGCGGGCGTCCACACGGTCGAGTACTCGGCGACGGATACGGCGGGCAACGCCGGTGCAGTGAAGACCAGTCAGGTCCTCGTCGGGCCCGACACTTCGGCGCCGCTGCTGAGCGTGGCCACGACCCCGGTGTCGCCGAACGGCGCGAACGGGTGGTTCACCGGCACGGTCACGGTCGCCGCGACCGCGACGGACGTCTCCGGTGTCGCGAGGACCGAGTACCGGATCGGCACGGGAGCGTGGACGGTCTACACGGCGCCGATCAGTGCACCGGCGGGGACCACGACGTACGGGTTCCGGTCCACGGACACCAAGGGCAACGTGTCGGCGATCAAGACGATCACGGTCAAGCGCGACACCACCGCCCCCGTCACCACCGCCACGTTCAACGATCTCGACGGGGCCAGCTCCGCGCCGGTGAAGGTGACGCTGACCCGCACCGACACCCCCTCGGGCGTTGGTTCCACCTGGTATCAGGTCGATGGCGGGACGTGGACGCAGTACTCCGCCGCGTTCTATGTCGATGGCGCCGGAGACCGGGTCGTCACGTTCGCAAGCACCGACCTGGCCGGTAACACCGAGGCGGTCAAGACGGTGACGGTGCGGATCGCATCGCCCGACACCACCGCACCGGTGCTCTCCGTGACCACCACCCCGGACGCTCCGACCGGGCTGAACTCCTGGTTCACCGGGACGGTGTCGCTGAAGGCGACCGCGACCGACCCGACCGTGCCCGGCGCTGCGACATCCGGTCTGAAGTCGGTGGCGTACAAGATCGGGACGGGAACGTGGACGGTCTACACCGCACCGCTGACCGCACCATCGGGGACCACGACGTACTCGTTCCGGGCCACCGACAAGGCCGGCAACATCGCGGCCACCCAGACGGTCGTGATCAAACGTGACATCGTCGTACCGGTCGCCACCGCGTCGTTCACGAACGGTGGGGTGGGCACCGTCCCGGTCACGTTGACCGCGACGGACGCGACATCCGGTGTCGGGCAGATCGTCTACTCGCTGGACCAGGGCCCCTGGATCACCTACACCGGTGCGATCCCGGTGACCGGGGCAGGAAGTCACAGCCTGTACTACAGCGCGATCGACAACGCTGGGAACACCTCGGCGACCAAGACCGCGACGATCACCGTGGTCGCGCCCGACACCACCGGGCCGACGGTGTCCGCGGTGATCAGCCCCGCCGCGCCGACCGGAAGCAACGGCTGGTACAAGGGCACCGCAGCGGTGACTCTCGCGATCACCGCGACGGACCCGTCGGGGGTCGCGTCCCGTGAGTATCAGGTCAACGGGGGAGCGTGGAAGCCGTACACGGTCGCGATCTCGGTGCCGGCGGGACAGA
- a CDS encoding LacI family DNA-binding transcriptional regulator: MKDVAKLAGVSHQTVSRYLHVPETLKPRTHAAVKEAINTLEYHPNLLARSMRTPRTGMLALVMPGHPMPYSPAKVLASATAEAHRWGYQLEILSVEGGAAERAARVLDLIAGGLVEGVLSLADLDGMDSLRAHGTVEVAAFYDDNLNGIGPFLEATPIAQIVRRMAELGHRHFLHIGGPEQNPASNARRRAFAAAIEELGLVSAGMSIGPWDGAYARDVVLQLPADSLITAVVAGNDELAAGAIAGAALRGWRVPTRLSVSGWDDNSVGAFMPPALTSVRVDHASLGELAMSRLIASLRGEQPTTPLPRPLNTVIWRDSVTVAPNDRP, from the coding sequence ATGAAGGATGTGGCTAAGCTCGCCGGCGTCTCCCACCAGACGGTGTCGAGATACCTTCATGTACCCGAGACGTTGAAGCCTCGAACTCATGCGGCCGTGAAGGAAGCGATCAACACGCTTGAGTACCACCCGAACCTGCTAGCGCGCTCGATGAGAACACCGCGAACCGGCATGCTCGCACTCGTGATGCCGGGGCACCCGATGCCGTATAGCCCGGCGAAAGTCCTCGCGAGCGCGACGGCGGAAGCTCATCGGTGGGGCTACCAGCTGGAGATCCTCAGCGTCGAGGGAGGTGCAGCGGAGAGGGCGGCCCGGGTCCTCGACCTGATAGCCGGCGGTCTTGTAGAGGGGGTTCTCTCACTAGCCGACTTGGATGGGATGGATAGCCTTCGTGCCCACGGAACGGTGGAGGTAGCCGCCTTCTACGACGACAACCTCAACGGAATCGGCCCCTTTCTAGAAGCGACGCCGATCGCCCAGATTGTTCGAAGGATGGCCGAACTCGGTCACCGCCACTTCCTGCACATCGGAGGCCCCGAACAGAACCCCGCGTCGAATGCTCGACGTCGGGCTTTCGCTGCAGCCATCGAAGAGCTGGGATTGGTGTCAGCGGGTATGTCAATCGGTCCTTGGGATGGGGCCTATGCGCGGGACGTCGTCCTCCAGCTGCCGGCCGACTCCCTTATCACTGCAGTCGTCGCTGGCAATGACGAGTTGGCCGCGGGCGCGATCGCGGGAGCCGCGCTGCGCGGATGGCGGGTGCCGACCCGATTAAGTGTTTCGGGGTGGGATGACAATAGTGTCGGTGCATTCATGCCGCCCGCGCTCACGAGTGTTCGAGTCGATCATGCCTCCCTGGGAGAGCTCGCGATGTCGCGGCTGATCGCGTCTCTGCGCGGCGAGCAGCCGACAACTCCCCTTCCTCGCCCCCTAAACACAGTGATCTGGCGCGATTCGGTCACGGTCGCACCCAATGATCGACCCTGA
- a CDS encoding LacI family DNA-binding transcriptional regulator — MTDAMHRRPTIYDIAAAAGVSHMTVSRYLEFDGERTKELNRNDIRDAIDRLGYRPNLAARGMRTSRTGRLAILLPLGTAASSVHMLAGATTEARRAGYAVDAIILDGSVAERSVRILELAEAGLFEGLLALTHLASDRHEEIATRVPVVVGAEYDEEMRGIGDLADASPISAIIDKLSRDGHDVFLHVAGDRTHATARSREAAYLAAIERLGLESAGVVGGDWSGSTARRAVLDLPADTRVTAIIAANDALAAAAIHAAVERGWRVPRDVSVTGWDNNPIGQWLHPSLTSVRTDYEELGRRSMSRLLASVREEPAPDSSESVSSVLWRGSTGPAPALPTRTSMS, encoded by the coding sequence ATGACTGACGCGATGCATCGGCGCCCCACCATCTATGACATCGCCGCAGCAGCCGGCGTCTCGCACATGACCGTTTCCCGCTATCTCGAGTTCGACGGCGAGCGCACGAAGGAACTGAATCGCAATGACATTCGCGATGCGATCGACAGGCTGGGATATCGCCCCAATCTTGCAGCGCGTGGCATGCGGACTAGTCGCACGGGCAGGCTCGCCATACTGTTGCCACTCGGGACCGCTGCGAGCTCGGTGCATATGCTTGCCGGCGCCACCACGGAAGCTCGTCGGGCGGGATACGCGGTGGATGCCATCATTCTCGATGGGTCGGTCGCCGAGCGATCGGTGCGAATACTTGAGCTCGCTGAGGCGGGACTGTTCGAGGGACTACTCGCCCTCACACACCTCGCGTCTGACAGGCACGAGGAGATTGCCACTCGAGTTCCGGTAGTTGTGGGCGCTGAGTACGACGAAGAGATGCGCGGCATCGGAGATCTCGCGGACGCGTCCCCCATCTCGGCAATCATCGACAAGCTGTCACGCGATGGCCACGACGTTTTTCTGCATGTCGCTGGCGACCGAACGCACGCCACTGCCCGGAGCCGGGAGGCAGCCTACCTCGCCGCAATTGAGCGCCTCGGGCTCGAATCCGCTGGAGTTGTCGGCGGCGATTGGTCTGGTTCCACCGCTCGCCGAGCCGTCCTCGATCTTCCAGCGGACACGCGCGTGACGGCGATCATCGCGGCCAATGACGCTCTCGCTGCAGCGGCCATTCACGCCGCCGTCGAAAGAGGATGGCGGGTCCCACGCGATGTCAGCGTCACCGGATGGGACAACAATCCAATCGGGCAATGGCTGCACCCTTCATTGACCAGTGTGCGCACTGATTACGAGGAACTTGGCCGGCGTTCGATGTCGAGGCTACTCGCCTCGGTTCGGGAAGAGCCTGCCCCTGACTCTTCCGAATCGGTGAGCTCAGTGCTTTGGCGCGGAAGTACAGGTCCAGCACCTGCACTGCCGACCCGCACCTCGATGTCTTAG